GATCCAATAGCACCATTGATAATAATGAGCCATCAAGATGTCATTTGGATAAGGGAGTACCTTAGGGAACTCGTTTTCCAGCTTAAGAGGATGAAGGACGTGACCACAATAATGACGTCAGAGATACCTACTGGTGAGGAAAATAAGCTTAGTAGATTTGGCGTCGAGGAGTACTTAGCGAGTGGTGTAATAATGCTGTCTCTCAGAGAGATATCGATGGCTAACAGTGACTTTGGGTGTCTAGCGAGGATTATGTTCATTAGGAAGATGAGATGGATGCCCATTAGGCCAATAAAGTTAATATATGAAATAGGGCCTGGTGGTATTTACGTAATAGGCCCCTTAAATGATGAAAATACACTTAATTATTACAAGGGTTATTACTGCGGACAGCAATATTCACAGGGCTATTATTACTATCCACAGCAGCAATATTATACGTCCCAGTACTACGAGACGCAACAATACCCGCAATAAATTATTTATAGGGATTAAGAAAGGACTGAACTGCAGTGGCGCCAAATCCATTGGTTGAGGCATTCACGAACCTGGTTAATAGGATTAGGGGATTGAACTACATAGATGAAGCAACACTGAAGGAGATATTAAGGGAGATACAGAGGATATTATTGAGGGCTGACGTTAGTGCTGATGTCGTTTCCTCAATAACGAAAACCATTGAGGAAAGATTTAGACAAGAGAAGCCTCCACAAGGTATTACATCCAAGGAATTCTTACTATACCTTCTTTACCAAGAATTGGTTAAGGCCTTGGGTGGTGAGGAAGTACCGAGTGTTAACATTAGTAAGAGACCATATAAGTTAATGCTAATTGGCATTGAGGGTAGTGGTAAAACCACAACAGCGGCTAAACTCGCCAGGTTCTATATCAAGAGAAATCTGAAGGTTGGTCTCATTGAAACTGACACCTATAGACCTGGCGCGTACTACCAACTTAAGCAGTTAGCTGAGAAGGTTAATGCGTTGTTTTATGGAGAGGAGGATTCGAAGGATCCTATAGCCATACTTAGGCATGGTCTTGAGTACATGCAACGAAATAAGGTTGATTTAATAATAATTGATACTGCAGGTAGGCATAGGAATGAAGAGGAATTGCTGAAGGAGGCTAAGGCAATTTATGATGAGGCTAAGCCTGATGAGGTAATGCTCGTGATCGATGCAACAATTGGTAGGCAGGCTGCTGCTCAAACCGAAGCGTTCATGAAGTATGTGCCAATACATAGCGTATTTTTGACGAAGATGGATAGTACAGCAAAGGCTGGCGGTGCATTAACATCAGTAATAAGAAGTGGCGCGAGGATTAAGTTCATCGGTATCGGTGAGGATATTGATGAGGTAGAGATTTTCGATGCTAATAAATTCGTTTCAAGACTACTAGGCATGGGCGATCTTGAGGCATTGATTGAGAAGGTAAGGGCTATTGAGGAGGAGGATAAAATAATGGAGGAGATTGAGGAGGGTAAGATAAATCTACTAACCATTAAGAAGCAGATTGATTCCATAATGAAGCTAGGCCCTCTAAGTAAGATAATGGAGTTACTACCAGCAAGTATGCTACCAATGCAGTATAGGACTGTTATGCTTGATGAGGAGAAGGTAAGCAATGCCCAGGAGATGCTTAGGAGATGGAGACACATACTTGATTCAATGACTAAGGAGGAATTATTAAACCCAGAAATAATTAATGCCTCTAGAATACGTAGAATAGCCAAGGGCGCTGGTGTAACTTCCAAGGACGTTAAGGAATTACTGAATTACTACCAATTAATGAGGAAGATGGTTAACCAAATAAAGAAGTCACGTAGAAGACTAGGCAGATTAACCAGTGAGTAAGTTATAATTGAATTAATGGGATGTACAATTCCCTTTCAGTTAAGCCACCATGTTGTCCTCTGAAAGTTAATAACTCCTCATTATCAGGCCTATACAGGTAAATAAAGGCTGAACCGCTATTTGGTATGAAAATCACGTCACTAATCCTATCAGCAATATCACTTGAGACCTCACCAAATAAGCCCATACTCATTGCCTCATCCTTACTGAGAAAATGCCCATTTATATTATACTTATTAAGTAACGTTATTAATTCATTAGTATTTGATCCATCATTTAGCCTTAAGTAAATAGCCCTTGCATCGCCATAAGGTGGTGTATCTAACAACTTCATTAGGCCCTGTATATCATTAGCCTTAATATTGTTCTTAATTTCATCATGACCGTGATCTGCGGTTATTAAGACCGTGAAATTAACCATGTACTTCTTAGCCATTTTAATTACTGAATCAACCGTCTCCCTAATTACAGCACCACATTCCTCAGAGTTAGGGCCATACTTATGTGATGCAGAATCTACGGTAGTTATATAGATATGCACGAAACTCGTTTCGTATTCATTAAGGAATTTAGATGCGTTTATTATTGCGTCGTATGGTGTCGCGTACTCCACAATTTCAGCACCAGTATAGGTGATTCTTGATAAGCCACCAGATAAACCCTTAGGTACGTAAACCCTACTCCTTATACCCATATTACTCAATTCCTCAAATATTGTCGATTTCACTGGAAAGAACTTTTTCAAGTCATAACCCATTTTATGAAGACCGTCCCTCTCACCAATTATTGGACCCATAGATAACGTGTTAATTATAGCACCAAGCTCCTTAACATATAAGTTAGGGCCTAAGACACCGTGTTGCCCGGGGCTTAGACCAGTGAATAATGTTGTTAATACCGTGGATGTTGTTGTGGGAAATACCGTGGTTATTCTATATAGCCTACTCACAGGTAATGAATCACCCATGGTGTTTACTAAATCCTGGTAACTAAGCCCATCGATTAGTATTAGGACTACGTGGTTGTTAAGATCAAGGTCAAGCCTTAACTTAGGGCCTCTAGGCACCGCGCCGAAGTGTGACAATAACGTATTTGCCAAGTTTTGAATACTAAGACCTGCGTAATTAGGTACTGCAAACTCATCCATCAATCCTAATAATATAATTTATTTTTTAACAATTCCCATGAGATAATAGCTCAAATACTAACCTTGATCCTATACCTAGTCCTGCCCCTAACCACTGTTAATTCAAACGCCCTATTACCCTCAATGAATTTCCTGGCTAAATGTACCTTTAGCTGAATAATGCTTGATAATTCCTCGTCGTCTATTGCCGTAATTACATCACCCTGCCTAATACCAGCATCATCAGCTGGTGAGCCAGGTAAAACACCAACCACAAGCACGCCCTTTTCCGTGGGTATCCTGAAGTACTTCGCCATGGGCTTACTCAAATCAATACCATATATACCTAACCTAGGTCTAACAACCCTACCAAACCTTAGTATTTCATCGATAGTTAACTTAACCAGGTTTATAGGTACGGCAAATCCTATTCCCTGGGCACCGGCTATTATTGCGGTGTTCATACCGACAACCTCACCATCAAGATCAAGTAAAGGACCTCCAGAGTTTCCTGGATTAATTGCGGCATCCGTCTGTATTAAACCCTCAAGTACACCCACAGGAGTTCTTATGCTTCTACTAATTGCTGAGATTACGCCTAAGGTTACCGTGGGTTCTCCAAGCAAGCCAAGCGGATAGCCAATGGCAATCACCATTTGCCCTACCTTAAGCTTATCAGAATCACCAAGTTTAACGGACTTAATTGATTTAGCACCCTCAACCCTTATTAATGCTGCATCAAACTCGGGATCTCTACCTAATAATTCGCCCTCGTATTCATCACCCTCTGGTGTAACTATGATTAATTCCGCAGCGTCCTGCACGACATGATTTGCCGTGACCACATGCTTGTCATCAATGAAGAAGCCCGTACCAAGCCCCCTAACTGGTGCTGCGTTTAACCATTCATCAACCATTAACCTTGTCGTTATTATACTGACAACTGACGATTTCATCTCATTAACGATATCTATAATCCTCGATTCTATATCCTTACTCACAAGTACTTTGCGCCCTTAATATATTAAGTATTATGGTAATGAAAAATATGATTTATTTATCCCCTCTTTGAGGATGCTATGGGAAAATGCGTAAAATATGTGCATTATGCGGTAGGGAGACTGACATATTAATTGAGGGATTATGCCCAGACTGCTATAGAAGGACTCATCCATTGGCAAGTGTAAAGAGGGAGATTGTTGGTATCGTGAGATGCCCAAGTTGTGGTGCAATCCTTTATAAGGGAAGGTGGGTGAAGGATCCGAAGATTATTGAGAAACTGATACTAGAGTCCATAGAGTATCAAGGTAAGGTCACAAGCGTTTCTATTGAAAGCCTTGGATTAAGGCATGGATTAAACAATGCCACGGTTAAGATTAGGGGCTCTGTTCATGAACTTATTAATGACTATGATGAGTATGTACAGGTTAAGATTAGGTATAGTGAGGAATTATGCCCAAGGTGTAGAGATATGATTAATGAGAAGGAGAAGGCCATTATTCAGGTCAGGAGTGTAATCCCCATGGATGGACAATTAAAGAGGATAATTATTGATATTGTGAGGAAAGAAACTATTAAGGATGAAAGAAGTGGCTTCTTAAAGATTGAGGATGCGTGGGAAGGACTTGATATTAAGCTCTCAGATCAGGGTCTTGCAAGATCCATAGCCTACAAAATACATAAAACAATACCAAGCAGGGTAATTGAGAGCCAAAGTGTGGTTAGAGGTCGTGGAGATAAGGTAATCACGAAATTAAGCATTAGTGTGGTCTTGGTTCCTTTAAACCGTGGTTCAATAATCATGTACTCAAATAAGCCTTACTATGTTCTCGCCTACTCACAGAATACTATTAAGTTAATGGAATTAGCTAGTAAAGAGATCGTGAATATTAAATTAAATGATATTATTAAGAGCGAGATCTCGATACCGAACTATGAAACCAAGTGCATTGAGAACAAAAACTCAAAGAATTTAGAGATCACTATTGATAATGATAAGTACGTACTTAGTGGCATGTGTTAATTACAAAGGTTGGGTTTATAAAGACATGAAATTAATTATCGTAAATGCCCAAAGAGAATCAACAAGGAAGTAAGGTTCGCCTACCGGAGGAGGGTGAAATGCTTGCTAAGGTAATAGAACTTGTCGGTGATGATAGGGCAAAGGCCGTTTGCCAAGATGGTAAGATTAGACTCGTGAGAATACCAGGTAAGTATAGAAAGAAGATGTGGCTTCGAATTGGTGATTACATCCTGGTTGCACCATGGGACTTTGAACCGAATAGGGCCGACTTAATCTATAAGTATGAAAAGGGTGAGGTCAATGAGTTAAGACAAAGTGGTTATGCCGATATTTTAAACCAATTAGACGAACTAGCGGGTTAATTTATTTTAAACCAAGCCTCTTAATGAGCTCCTTAGCTATATCCTCGGGACTCCCTTCAATGAATTGGCGTAAACGTTCACGAGGCCTTAACTCCCTTAGCTCCGTCACGGCAGTTAATGAACCCTTAAAGCCAACCTCATCCTCAGTAAGGCTTAGGTCCTTAATACCCCATACTGTTGTCTTGAACTGGCTCTGGGCCCACTGCAACCTCTCAAAATCTGGAAATCTAGGTGTATTTACACCGAGTTCTACTGATATTACGGTAGGCATCTTAACCTTAACAATCTCGTATCCTCCCTTAATAGTCCTCTTGACAATTATTGAATCTTCGGTTACATCAATGACCTGAGAAACATATGTAACTGCTGGAATACCCAACCACTCAGCTATGCCAGGAGGTACTTGCCCCGTTGAACCATCCTCACTCTCCTCACCAGTAATAATAACCGAATAATCACCTATCTTTTTAATAGCGGCCGCAAGGACTCTAGAGGTTACAAAGGCATCGGAGCCACCCAATGCTTTATCACTTATTAATACCGCGTCATCGGCGCCCATGGCTATGCCCATCTTAAGGAATTGATCCCAGAATTGCGGACCCATGGACAGTATGATCACCCTACCTCCGAACTTCTCCTTTAATTGTAGGGCTAGCTCCAGGGCATTCTTATCCGCTGGATTTATCTCATTAGTCGCCTTTGATCTGTCGACAGTCTTAGTGACTGGATCAAACCTTATCTCCTCGGGCTTTGGCGTTACCTTCATTGTAACTATTATGTTCCTGAGAGAGACCATCACTTACCACCCCTCAACTCCTTTATCAATGCCTTAAGCAAATCGAATAAGTCAGCCACAATACAGTAATCACAGTTCTCAAATATTGGTGCCTCCCTATCGGTATTAACCGCAACTATTGTGCCGCAATCCCTGATACCATAGATAAAGTGTGGGGCACCGCTGGCGCCAAATACGAATACTGTCTTAGCTCTTAACGAAATACCTGTAGTGCCTATTTGATAATCCCTAGGTATTATACCCATGTCTGCAAGTGGTCTCGTTACACCAACAGCAGCACCAATTAGGTTTGCGAATTCCCTAATTAACTCTAGATCACCACCAGTTCCAAGCCCAGCCACAACAACCTTCTCGGCCCTTGATAAGTCTGGCATTGGTGAGGTCTTCTTCTCTACAAGCTCTATTCTGTGACCCTTCAATACATCCTCAGGAACCGCTTCCTCGATTACGGTAGCCTCCTTATCACTTAACCTGGCTTCATAGGTTCCTGGACTTACAGTGGCCATTTCAGGCTTACCACCTGTACAAACCACAGTAGCGACTATATTACCGCCAAAACCAGGTACTGCAGTGACCAACTTCCTATCCTTTTCATCAATATCAACCATAATTACATGAGCACTCAAACAAGCTCTAAACCTAACGGCCAGTCTACCCGCGAGATCCCTCGAATTCCTAGTAGCTGGTAATAATAAGTATCTAGGCCTGTACTTATTAACTAAGTAAGTCATGACCTCAGTATAGGCATCACTATTGTAATGCCTTAAGTCAGGGTGATCAACAATGATGAGCTTATCGGCACCATACCTAGAGGATTCCTTGGCCATGTCCCTTAATTCATGGCCTAATAATACGCCGAGAACATCCTCATTAAATCTTCTACCCAGTTCACCTGCTCTCGTCAAAACCTCAAGTGAAGCCCTCTCCAGCTCACCGTTGTCCTGCTCAATAAATACGAATATTCCTCTCCACTCGCTCATGTTAATCACCCATAATACTGTCTAGGAACTCAACTAGGTCCATAACCTTCATGTTAGTTTTCACGACCTTATTCGCATCCTCAAGCATCCTAAAGCAATAGGTGCATGCTGTAAGCACGATGGATGCACCAGTATCGATGGCCTCCTTCAACCTGCGCTTCGATAAATCAGTGGATACTCTAGTCTCAAGGGTTATACCCCCACCACCAGCACCGCAGCAAAGGGATTTCTCCCTTGAGTGAGCCATTTCAACAAGCCTAACACCAGGTACTGATGTGATTACTCTCCTGGGCTCCTCAATAATTCTCTGATGCTTAGATAAGTAACACGGATCATGATAAGTCACGGTAATGTCTGCCTTCTTATCAATCTTTAACTTACCACTACGTATAAGTTCATCAAGCAATTCAACGTAATGAACAACCTTAACACCCTTAAGATACTTCTTAAGTGAGTACTCACAGTGTGGTGATAATGTCACTATTAC
This is a stretch of genomic DNA from Vulcanisaeta moutnovskia 768-28. It encodes these proteins:
- a CDS encoding 60S ribosomal export protein NMD3 — translated: MRKICALCGRETDILIEGLCPDCYRRTHPLASVKREIVGIVRCPSCGAILYKGRWVKDPKIIEKLILESIEYQGKVTSVSIESLGLRHGLNNATVKIRGSVHELINDYDEYVQVKIRYSEELCPRCRDMINEKEKAIIQVRSVIPMDGQLKRIIIDIVRKETIKDERSGFLKIEDAWEGLDIKLSDQGLARSIAYKIHKTIPSRVIESQSVVRGRGDKVITKLSISVVLVPLNRGSIIMYSNKPYYVLAYSQNTIKLMELASKEIVNIKLNDIIKSEISIPNYETKCIENKNSKNLEITIDNDKYVLSGMC
- a CDS encoding alkaline phosphatase family protein; the protein is MDEFAVPNYAGLSIQNLANTLLSHFGAVPRGPKLRLDLDLNNHVVLILIDGLSYQDLVNTMGDSLPVSRLYRITTVFPTTTSTVLTTLFTGLSPGQHGVLGPNLYVKELGAIINTLSMGPIIGERDGLHKMGYDLKKFFPVKSTIFEELSNMGIRSRVYVPKGLSGGLSRITYTGAEIVEYATPYDAIINASKFLNEYETSFVHIYITTVDSASHKYGPNSEECGAVIRETVDSVIKMAKKYMVNFTVLITADHGHDEIKNNIKANDIQGLMKLLDTPPYGDARAIYLRLNDGSNTNELITLLNKYNINGHFLSKDEAMSMGLFGEVSSDIADRISDVIFIPNSGSAFIYLYRPDNEELLTFRGQHGGLTERELYIPLIQL
- a CDS encoding electron transfer flavoprotein subunit alpha/FixB family protein; translation: MSEWRGIFVFIEQDNGELERASLEVLTRAGELGRRFNEDVLGVLLGHELRDMAKESSRYGADKLIIVDHPDLRHYNSDAYTEVMTYLVNKYRPRYLLLPATRNSRDLAGRLAVRFRACLSAHVIMVDIDEKDRKLVTAVPGFGGNIVATVVCTGGKPEMATVSPGTYEARLSDKEATVIEEAVPEDVLKGHRIELVEKKTSPMPDLSRAEKVVVAGLGTGGDLELIREFANLIGAAVGVTRPLADMGIIPRDYQIGTTGISLRAKTVFVFGASGAPHFIYGIRDCGTIVAVNTDREAPIFENCDYCIVADLFDLLKALIKELRGGK
- a CDS encoding S1C family serine protease; protein product: MSKDIESRIIDIVNEMKSSVVSIITTRLMVDEWLNAAPVRGLGTGFFIDDKHVVTANHVVQDAAELIIVTPEGDEYEGELLGRDPEFDAALIRVEGAKSIKSVKLGDSDKLKVGQMVIAIGYPLGLLGEPTVTLGVISAISRSIRTPVGVLEGLIQTDAAINPGNSGGPLLDLDGEVVGMNTAIIAGAQGIGFAVPINLVKLTIDEILRFGRVVRPRLGIYGIDLSKPMAKYFRIPTEKGVLVVGVLPGSPADDAGIRQGDVITAIDDEELSSIIQLKVHLARKFIEGNRAFELTVVRGRTRYRIKVSI
- a CDS encoding electron transfer flavoprotein subunit beta/FixA family protein, with translation MVSLRNIIVTMKVTPKPEEIRFDPVTKTVDRSKATNEINPADKNALELALQLKEKFGGRVIILSMGPQFWDQFLKMGIAMGADDAVLISDKALGGSDAFVTSRVLAAAIKKIGDYSVIITGEESEDGSTGQVPPGIAEWLGIPAVTYVSQVIDVTEDSIIVKRTIKGGYEIVKVKMPTVISVELGVNTPRFPDFERLQWAQSQFKTTVWGIKDLSLTEDEVGFKGSLTAVTELRELRPRERLRQFIEGSPEDIAKELIKRLGLK
- a CDS encoding signal recognition particle protein Srp54, with protein sequence MAPNPLVEAFTNLVNRIRGLNYIDEATLKEILREIQRILLRADVSADVVSSITKTIEERFRQEKPPQGITSKEFLLYLLYQELVKALGGEEVPSVNISKRPYKLMLIGIEGSGKTTTAAKLARFYIKRNLKVGLIETDTYRPGAYYQLKQLAEKVNALFYGEEDSKDPIAILRHGLEYMQRNKVDLIIIDTAGRHRNEEELLKEAKAIYDEAKPDEVMLVIDATIGRQAAAQTEAFMKYVPIHSVFLTKMDSTAKAGGALTSVIRSGARIKFIGIGEDIDEVEIFDANKFVSRLLGMGDLEALIEKVRAIEEEDKIMEEIEEGKINLLTIKKQIDSIMKLGPLSKIMELLPASMLPMQYRTVMLDEEKVSNAQEMLRRWRHILDSMTKEELLNPEIINASRIRRIAKGAGVTSKDVKELLNYYQLMRKMVNQIKKSRRRLGRLTSE
- a CDS encoding translation initiation factor aIF-1A; translation: MPKENQQGSKVRLPEEGEMLAKVIELVGDDRAKAVCQDGKIRLVRIPGKYRKKMWLRIGDYILVAPWDFEPNRADLIYKYEKGEVNELRQSGYADILNQLDELAG